The following is a genomic window from Nguyenibacter vanlangensis.
CGGTGCCGGACACGCATTCGCTGCTGGCGACCCTGGATGCCTTCCGTGCGGACCAGAAACAGACCCATCCGCCCAAGGCGCGGGCGAACCCGCTGCAGGGCGGCGCGCCCGAAGGCGGCGGGGCGCCGGACGGCGACATCACCAGCGCGCTCAGCGCGGCCCAGCAGGGCGCGATCGGCAATGCGGTCCGCCGCTGCTATACCGAGGACACGGCCGCGCGCGATTATGCCACTTTCGTCGCCCATCTGGTGGTGACGGTCGATGCGACGGGCACGGCCCGCATCGTCCAGTTCGCGCCGGAAACCCAGGCGCGGATGGCGGCCGACGGGTCCTATCGCGCCCTGGCCGAACGCGCGCGCGCGGCGGTGCTGAGCCCCACCTGCGCCCAGCTGCCACTGCCAAAGGCGATGCTGGGGCAAACGCGGCAACTGAAATTCGTTTTCCGCCCATGAGGCAGCCTGCCTGCCGGACTGTCGCCCGGCCCGGGGGAGGCCAGGCTAATGCAGGCCAGGATAGTGCAGGCCACCCTGGGCGGTGCGTACGAGGAGAAGATTATGCGTCCGAATGACCTTGCGTGGATTTCCGATACCGATGCGTCGTTTTTGGCGTCCCATCTCGGCCGGCGCACCTTGATGGGGGCGGGGGCCGGCCTTGCGGGCGGTATCCTGGCCGCGCCGCTTTCGGCCCTGGCGCAGCAGGCGCCCGCCCCCGGCGCCGCCGAAATCACGGTGGACCAGGCACGCACCGCGCCGATCCCGATCGTCATTCCCGTGCTGGGCGGCGACATGGGCCAGCAGATCAGCGGCGTCGTGTCGGCCGACCTGGGCAATTGCGGCCTGTTCGCCCCGGTCAGCGGCGCGCTGCCGGTGGGCGTGCCGGATTTCGGCACCTACAAGTCGCTGGGCGCCCGCGCGCTGGTCAGCGGCACCGCCACCAGCAGCGGCGGCGCGCTGCGGGTCGAATTCCGCCTGTGGGATGTGCTGACCGGCCAGCAGATCCAGGGCACGGCCTATACCGCCGGCGTGAACGAGGCCCGCAAGATCGCCCATATCATCGCCGACGTGATCTATGAGCGGATGCTGGGCGAGAAGGGCTATTTCAACACCCGCATCGCCTATATCGCCCGCTCGGGCCCCCGCGCGCACCAGACGACGCGCCTGGCGATCATGGACCAGGACGGCGCCAACAGCCATTATCTGTCCGGCGGGCAGTGGCTGACCCTGACTCCGCGCTTCAGCCCCACCAGCGACCAACTGGCCTTCATGTCCTACGCCAACAACCGGCCGCGGGTGTATCTGCTGAACCTGGCCACCGGCCGGCAGCAATTGCTGGGCGATTTCGAAGGGATCTCCTTCGCGCCGCGCTTCGCGCCCGACGGCCGGTCGGTCGTCATGTCGGTCACGCGCGGCGCGGGGTCGGATATCTATACGGTCGACCTGGTGTCGCGCGTCAAGCGGCAGCTCACCGCCTCGGGCGCCATCGACACCAGCCCGTGCTACAGTCCCGACGGCTCGCAGATCGTCTTCAATTCCGATCGCGGCGGCTCGCCGCAGCTTTATATCATGAGCGCGGGCGGCGGCGGCGCGCGGCGCATCTCCTACGGCACGGGCACTTATGGCTCGCCGGTCTGGTCGCCGCGCGGCGACCTGATCGCCTTTACCCGCATCGCCAACGGCAGCTTCTCGCTGGGCGTCATGGCGCCTGACGGCACCGGCGAACGGATCATGACCCAGGGCTTCACGGTCGACAGCCCCAGCTTCTGCCCGAACGGGCGGGTCATCGCCTTCTGCCGTCAGTCGGCGGCCGGCCCCGGCGGAGCCGGCTTCTCGACGGGCATCAGCACGGTGGATATCACCGGTTTCCATGAGCGGCCGATTCCGGTCGGCGGGGCGTCCGACCCGGCCTGGTCGCCGCAGAACGGTTAAGTTTTAAAGACCGGAAAGGCACATTACTGTGCTTTTCCGGTCAATACTGACAGAAGATATCCGCCGCGCGCGAAGGGCATCTTGACCTGCCACCGCGTCTGGCGTTAACGGGCGGGTGGTCTCCAGTGTTCGCAACGTTCTGTCGCCCGGTTGTTGACGGAACAAAACGAGTGTCGGGACCAAGTCCTTACCCGACTACTTAATCATAATGGTTCCGTGCGGGAACCGATCTCAGGATCTAAAATAATGAGACTGAAGCTTCTTGGTGCGCTTGGCATGGCCGTGCTTCTGGCGGCGTGCTCTGGAAATAAGGAAACGGGGGCAACGACGGGTACCGGGGCCGCCGCGCAGACCTCGGGCGTCACGCCGGGCAGCGAGGCCGACCTGGTCGCCAATGTCGGTGACCGCGTGTTCTTCGACTTCAACAAGAACGCGCTCTCCAGCGAGGCCCAGGCCACTCTCGATCGCCAGGCCGCCTGGCTGGCCAAGTATCCGCAGGTCACGATCGAAGTCGCGGGCAACTGCGATGACCGTGGCACCGAGGAATACAACATCGCCCTGGGCGAGCGTCGCGCCAATGCGGCGCGCGACTACCTGGTGGCGAAGGGCGTCGCCGCTTCGCGCATCACGACGATCTCCTACGGCAAGGATCGTCCGACGGCGACCGGCGACGACGAGCAGTCGTGGGCCCAGAACCGCAACGCGATCACGTCGGTTCGCTGAGCGTCTCGGCAGACTCTCCATCTGTCCGAACAAACCGGCCAGGCGCATGTCGCCTGGCCGGTTTTGTTTTGCGCGCAGCGTTCCGTCC
Proteins encoded in this region:
- the pal gene encoding peptidoglycan-associated lipoprotein Pal, which codes for MRLKLLGALGMAVLLAACSGNKETGATTGTGAAAQTSGVTPGSEADLVANVGDRVFFDFNKNALSSEAQATLDRQAAWLAKYPQVTIEVAGNCDDRGTEEYNIALGERRANAARDYLVAKGVAASRITTISYGKDRPTATGDDEQSWAQNRNAITSVR
- the tolB gene encoding Tol-Pal system beta propeller repeat protein TolB — encoded protein: MRPNDLAWISDTDASFLASHLGRRTLMGAGAGLAGGILAAPLSALAQQAPAPGAAEITVDQARTAPIPIVIPVLGGDMGQQISGVVSADLGNCGLFAPVSGALPVGVPDFGTYKSLGARALVSGTATSSGGALRVEFRLWDVLTGQQIQGTAYTAGVNEARKIAHIIADVIYERMLGEKGYFNTRIAYIARSGPRAHQTTRLAIMDQDGANSHYLSGGQWLTLTPRFSPTSDQLAFMSYANNRPRVYLLNLATGRQQLLGDFEGISFAPRFAPDGRSVVMSVTRGAGSDIYTVDLVSRVKRQLTASGAIDTSPCYSPDGSQIVFNSDRGGSPQLYIMSAGGGGARRISYGTGTYGSPVWSPRGDLIAFTRIANGSFSLGVMAPDGTGERIMTQGFTVDSPSFCPNGRVIAFCRQSAAGPGGAGFSTGISTVDITGFHERPIPVGGASDPAWSPQNG